In one window of Chryseobacterium viscerum DNA:
- a CDS encoding chorismate mutase, producing the protein MNLNDLKNEWIDGLTQPLMIAGPCSAESEAQMLETARRIKESNANVSVFRAGIWKPRTKPNGFEGVGVIGLNWLKKVKEEYGFKTATEVANAHHVFAALEADVDVLWIGARSTVNPFTVQEIAMALRGTDKPVFVKNPVNPDLALWIGALERLLGQDIKNLGVIHRGFSTYQKTKYRNNPNWQIALDFKSQFPNIPMLIDPSHICGNRTGLADITQEALNVGYQGAIIESHCNPDEAWSDASQQITPEVLADLIGNLKVRSSNLAGFEGEMGRHRTLISDLDFQLIELLSQRMKISEKIGKLKKENDIAIFQPERWKVITEYANQKAKETGMSQEFIEKVFKAIHEESIEVQNSIMIDKR; encoded by the coding sequence ATGAATTTAAATGATTTAAAAAATGAGTGGATCGATGGGCTGACACAGCCTCTAATGATTGCGGGACCATGTAGTGCAGAGAGTGAAGCTCAGATGCTTGAAACGGCCAGGAGAATTAAAGAATCTAATGCTAATGTATCGGTTTTCCGTGCAGGAATCTGGAAACCTCGTACCAAACCAAACGGTTTTGAGGGAGTAGGAGTAATTGGTTTGAACTGGCTAAAAAAAGTAAAAGAAGAGTACGGTTTTAAAACAGCTACTGAGGTAGCAAACGCACACCATGTATTTGCAGCTCTGGAAGCAGATGTAGATGTTCTTTGGATAGGAGCACGTTCTACAGTAAATCCATTTACAGTACAGGAAATTGCAATGGCGTTAAGAGGAACAGATAAGCCTGTATTCGTGAAAAACCCTGTTAATCCGGATCTTGCATTATGGATTGGAGCGTTGGAAAGACTTTTGGGTCAGGATATTAAAAACCTGGGAGTCATTCACAGAGGATTTTCAACATACCAGAAAACAAAATACAGAAACAACCCAAACTGGCAGATTGCCCTTGATTTCAAGAGCCAGTTTCCAAATATTCCAATGTTGATTGACCCATCACACATCTGCGGAAACAGAACTGGTCTGGCTGATATTACACAGGAAGCTCTTAACGTAGGATACCAGGGTGCTATCATTGAATCACACTGCAATCCTGATGAAGCCTGGAGTGATGCTTCTCAGCAGATTACACCTGAAGTTCTTGCAGATCTTATCGGTAATCTGAAAGTGAGAAGCTCTAATCTTGCAGGTTTTGAAGGGGAGATGGGAAGACACAGAACTTTAATCTCAGATCTTGACTTCCAGTTAATTGAACTTCTTTCTCAAAGAATGAAAATTTCTGAAAAGATCGGTAAACTTAAAAAAGAGAACGATATTGCGATCTTCCAGCCTGAACGTTGGAAAGTAATCACGGAATACGCTAATCAGAAAGCAAAAGAAACCGGAATGTCTCAGGAGTTTATTGAAAAAGTTTTCAAGGCGATTCACGAAGAGTCTATTGAAGTTCAGAATAGCATTATGATCGATAAGAGATAA